From a single Nicotiana tabacum cultivar K326 chromosome 8, ASM71507v2, whole genome shotgun sequence genomic region:
- the LOC107779238 gene encoding uncharacterized protein LOC107779238, which yields MAKAYTQAEFDSLMEKVEKVDIRVKEYLELAGYEKWARLYAPVNRGWTMTSNIAESINVALVNRKEATQTYTMLGNKYQEMLTLNEAMSTRMTVVPSTEYLHTVTDEERNYTVCLLKRKYVCGRFQVDELPCPHAWSVLKSKFLMPEDYYSNYYKPNSVLMTYNVPVYPLPDRNEWNIQVHVAEEVVLPPKWKRPLERPKKKRDKPFSELMQPKNQHSCSIYGQGGHNKRTCRNAPRRI from the exons ATGGCAAAAGCATACACACAAGCTGAATTTGACAGTCTGATGGAGAAGGTGGAGAAGGTAGATATTAGGGTGAAAGAATACTTGGAGTTAGCTGGATACGAAAAGTGGGCTAGGTTGTATGCACCTGTTAATAGGGGATGGACCATGACGTCAAATATTGCTGAGTCAATCAATGTCGCACTAGT TAACCGCAAAGAAGCTACACAAACTTACACAATGCTTGGAAACAAATACCAGGAGATGCTGACATTGAATGAGGCAATGTCTACACGCATGACT GTGGTACCATCAACTGAATACTTACATACAGTTACTGATGAAGAGAGGAATTACACCGTCTGCCTGTTAAAGAGAAAATACGTTTGCGGGAGGTTCCAAGTTGATGAGTTACCATGCCCACATGCTTGGTCTGTATTGAAGAGCAAGTTTCTAATGCCAGAAGATTATTACTCTAACTATTACAAACCAAATTCTGTTTTAATGACATACAATGTTCCTGTGTACCCGCTACCGGATAGAAATGAATGGAATATACAAGTACATGTTGCAGAGGAAGTTGTATTACCACCCAAATGGAAAAGACCTCTTGAAAGGCCAAAGAAGAAGCGCGATAAACCTTTCAGTGAATTGATGCAGCCGAAaaatcaacattcatgtagcataTATGGGCAGGGAGGACATAATAAGCGAACGTGTAGAAATGCTCCACGTAGGATTTAG